The Euphorbia lathyris chromosome 2, ddEupLath1.1, whole genome shotgun sequence genome includes a window with the following:
- the LOC136220479 gene encoding putative methylesterase 11, chloroplastic: protein MGNALACISSHEVRKKAEKDSKLSSNLPLPSSFSFSSSSFSKKQKDVDDELLAEAVAAAMLLRQHQRNGSLSLPFPRSSSVAYQNQGSIKKCQTLQKSSTSRHSSSSSSSLDQDVKIEEVGRKHFILVHGGGFGAWCWYKIITLLEESGCRVDAVDLTSDSHTNPITTLSEYTKPLIDILQNLKEGEKVILVGHDIGGACISHVMELFPDKIDKSVFISATMLSNAQSALHILSQQTDCSDLIRQAQVFVYGNGKDNPPTSIDLNKDFLRDLLFNKCSNKDIALALVSMRPIPFSPILEKVVLSDNKYGSVPRFYIKAEEDCAIPVSLQEEMIKSNPPKQVFQLKASDHAPFFSKPQALHRILLHISNISSN from the exons ATGGGGAATGCATTAGCTTGCATCTCATCACATGAAGTAAGGAAGAAAGCAGAGAAAGACTCAAAACTTTCTTCTAATTTACCActcccttcttctttttctttttcttcttcttctttctccaaGAAACAGAAAGATGTTGATGATGAATTATTAGCAGAAGCAGTTGCTGCTGCTATGCTTCTCCGGCagcatcaaagaaatggttctCTTTCATTGCCATTTCCAAGATCAAGTTCTGTTGCTTATCAAAATCAGGGATCAATTAAGAAATGTCAAACTCTTCAAAAGAGTTCCACTTCTAggcattcttcttcttcttcttcttctcttgaTCAG GATGTAAAGATTGAAGAGGTTGGAAGGAAGCATTTTATCCTAGTACATGGAGGAGGTTTTGGTGCATGGTGTTGGTATAAAATAATAACACTTCTAGAGGAAAGTGGTTGCAGAGTTGATGCAGTTGATTTAACATCTGATTCTCATACAAATCCAATTACTACTCTTTCTGAATACACTAAACCATTGATTGACATTCTTCAAAATCTTAAAGAAGGAGAAAAGGTGATATTGGTTGGACATGATATTGGAGGAGCTTGTATATCACATGTCATGGAATTATTTCctgataaaatagataaatcaGTTTTTATATCTGCAACAATGTTGTCCAATGCCCAGAGTGCCCTTCACATTTTATCCCAACAG ACGGATTGTAGTGATTTGATACGACAAGCTCAGGTATTTGTGTATGGCAATGGCAAAGATAACCCTCCAACTTCTATTGACCTTAACAAGGATTTTTTGAGAGATTTATTGTTTAACAAATGTTCAAATAAG GACATAGCACTGGCATTAGTATCAATGAGACCAATCCCATTTTCACCAATTTTAGAAAAGGTTGTTCTTTCAGACAACAAGTATGGTTCAGTCCCAAGATTTTACATAAAAGCAGAAGAAGATTGTGCAATTCCTGTCTCTCTTCAAGAGGAAATGATAAAATCAAATCCTCCTAAACAAGTTTTCCAGCTTAAAGCTTCTGATCATGCTCCTTTTTTCTCTAAGCCCCAGGCTTTGCATAGGATTCTTTTACACATTTCAAATATCTCGTCCAATTAA